Proteins encoded by one window of Kribbella flavida DSM 17836:
- a CDS encoding neutral zinc metallopeptidase → MSNQNWSEPPQAPPPGPLPDGSIPLYASYPLPGTPGGGPALPPVGWGPEFGGQHHFQHGGPARRRRSGLVRSLLLLGGVGVLVVVAALALRGEDNVPTVAPATGPGGSSSTAPASTPGSTPTGSDDNSAGTPGAGKPSQGSAQIVQADGFYRSGVQRSVDCRERQTTLSSAGAVQTYYANLVGCLNRAWAPLVRAGQDTFVAPRVLFWAGTVQSPCTGGSPVSFYCSTNRTLYLKFEDDIKLWNRSPDDASRAFSRMWATYTAGHEFGHHLQQITGILPAAAQLEYDAPDRAARLELSRRIELQASCLGAAFMGANKLSYGITGLDLTVYRRYIEAQTGDENNRGGPRDHGARVSHQYWAAQGFNTVNSANCNTFTASASKVS, encoded by the coding sequence GTGTCGAACCAGAACTGGAGCGAACCACCCCAAGCGCCTCCGCCGGGTCCACTGCCCGACGGCTCGATACCGCTCTACGCCAGCTACCCGCTGCCCGGTACGCCGGGCGGCGGTCCTGCGTTGCCGCCGGTCGGCTGGGGGCCCGAGTTCGGTGGGCAGCACCACTTCCAGCACGGTGGACCTGCTCGCCGACGCCGGTCCGGGCTGGTCAGGAGCCTGCTGCTGCTCGGCGGAGTCGGCGTACTGGTCGTCGTGGCCGCACTGGCGCTCCGCGGCGAAGACAATGTGCCGACCGTCGCACCAGCGACGGGTCCGGGTGGTTCCAGCAGCACGGCTCCGGCCAGTACGCCGGGCAGCACACCGACCGGGTCCGACGACAACTCCGCCGGAACCCCTGGTGCCGGCAAGCCGTCGCAGGGCAGTGCGCAGATCGTCCAGGCCGACGGGTTCTACCGCAGCGGTGTGCAGCGGTCGGTCGACTGTCGTGAGCGGCAGACGACGTTGAGCAGCGCGGGGGCTGTTCAGACGTACTACGCCAACCTGGTCGGCTGCCTGAACCGGGCCTGGGCTCCGCTGGTACGGGCCGGCCAGGACACCTTCGTGGCGCCTCGGGTGCTCTTCTGGGCGGGAACTGTCCAGTCGCCGTGCACCGGCGGGTCCCCGGTGTCGTTCTACTGCAGCACCAACCGGACGCTGTACCTGAAGTTCGAGGACGACATCAAGCTGTGGAACCGGTCGCCCGACGACGCCAGCCGCGCGTTCTCCCGGATGTGGGCGACCTACACCGCCGGGCACGAGTTCGGTCACCACCTGCAGCAGATCACCGGTATCCTGCCCGCCGCGGCGCAACTCGAGTACGACGCGCCGGACCGTGCGGCCCGGCTCGAGCTGAGCCGCCGGATCGAACTGCAGGCGTCCTGCCTGGGGGCGGCGTTCATGGGGGCGAACAAACTGTCGTACGGCATCACGGGGCTGGACCTGACCGTCTACCGCCGTTACATCGAGGCTCAGACCGGGGATGAGAACAACCGCGGCGGACCGCGGGATCACGGCGCGCGGGTCAGTCACCAGTACTGGGCCGCGCAGGGCTTCAACACCGTCAACAGCGCCAACTGCAACACGTTCACGGCTTCGGCCAGCAAGGTCTCGTGA
- a CDS encoding neutral zinc metallopeptidase, giving the protein MPPPGPLAPQPWHPQPGQGGFGAPPPMQQLPHGLGWGAPPPGGPQRPRKKSKAPWIVVPILLVGLAMAGLAIATAIAQQNRPNDYSSPVPTSTPSTPASTPVGTPTEEPTAGPSSTAPTTPVPTRPTVTRPTAPRTTSTPPVRRGPTDYEIVSRNRIYRAGTMPSLGCRESNARPSTAAGARANYANLKNCLGRSWPVLVQRSGAQFRPPTVLTFTGVVQSPCGSMSDTGPPFYCSSNEAIYMNLREDVGNYNRYRHSNGKVWARMWMLHQFAHEYGHHIQHLTGILEANHDMRYDAPTRAAELEMTRRLELQASCFSDVFIGANRRTYPITGQAQREWKWLIAHTIDPRRDHGNAENHRYWAQRGYDARTPAACNTFTSTSARVQ; this is encoded by the coding sequence GTGCCGCCGCCCGGGCCGTTGGCGCCGCAGCCGTGGCACCCGCAGCCGGGCCAGGGTGGCTTCGGCGCACCGCCGCCGATGCAGCAGCTCCCGCACGGCCTCGGTTGGGGCGCTCCCCCGCCCGGCGGTCCGCAGCGGCCGCGGAAGAAGAGCAAGGCCCCCTGGATCGTCGTGCCGATCCTGCTCGTCGGCCTGGCGATGGCCGGCCTGGCGATCGCCACCGCGATCGCCCAGCAGAACCGCCCGAACGACTACTCCAGCCCGGTCCCGACCTCCACCCCCAGCACCCCGGCCAGCACCCCGGTCGGCACCCCGACCGAGGAGCCGACGGCCGGACCGTCGTCGACCGCGCCGACCACGCCCGTGCCGACCCGGCCGACAGTGACCCGGCCGACCGCGCCCCGGACCACCAGCACGCCGCCGGTCCGGCGCGGCCCGACCGACTACGAGATCGTCAGCCGCAACCGCATCTACCGGGCCGGCACGATGCCGTCGCTGGGCTGCCGGGAGTCGAACGCGCGCCCGTCGACGGCAGCCGGCGCCCGGGCGAACTACGCCAACCTGAAGAACTGCCTCGGCCGCTCCTGGCCCGTCCTGGTCCAGCGGTCCGGAGCCCAGTTCCGGCCGCCGACCGTGCTGACCTTCACCGGAGTCGTCCAGTCGCCGTGCGGCTCGATGAGCGACACCGGTCCGCCGTTCTACTGCAGCAGCAACGAGGCCATCTACATGAACCTGCGCGAGGACGTCGGCAACTACAACCGCTACCGGCACAGCAACGGCAAGGTCTGGGCCCGGATGTGGATGCTGCACCAGTTCGCCCACGAGTACGGCCACCACATCCAGCACCTGACCGGCATTCTCGAGGCGAATCACGACATGCGCTACGACGCCCCGACCAGGGCGGCCGAGCTGGAGATGACCCGGCGGCTGGAGCTGCAGGCATCCTGCTTCAGTGACGTCTTCATCGGCGCCAACCGGCGGACCTACCCGATCACCGGGCAGGCTCAGCGGGAGTGGAAGTGGCTGATCGCCCACACCATCGACCCCCGGCGCGACCACGGCAACGCCGAGAACCACCGGTACTGGGCCCAGCGCGGCTACGATGCCCGGACCCCGGCCGCCTGCAACACGTTCACCTCGACCTCGGCGAGGGTGCAGTAG
- a CDS encoding DUF2207 domain-containing protein, which yields MRLRLLGVSLCALGVLAGTGVPAGASGLSGTADPVVTNYDSEVRVERDGALKVSESWKLSNVTGTFTRFLLTRDHLPDDVDHVQEIADLQVKAGGETKKAEVSTEGDITSIAVEDVSGDAQLDFTYTVRGAVATTLNGTELRFTPLTGLALTVQDASIVYSTPQVTHVSCFAGAVDSNHPCTLAQLGETAGPTFRQQGLPPGNTVRMTVGFPEGEIAANAIVEYRKTFQRAFSTDTAQLVTALLVLLLGAAALLALYRLRGRDQVDPRRVVPASLFSLGQDARIDFTPPADLRPGEVGTLIDERIDPVDVTATIIDLAVRGHLTITELEHATEFARPDWELKRVAHAPAEQLQRYENVLLRAIFGDNDTVLVSELGKQVRANLGQVQDALYDGVVKRGWFTERPDRTRSLWATIGIGVTVLGVILTVLLALFSTWGLLGIAITAVGVGLLAVGRHMPAKAPAAGRVLGQVAAIRGELLEMDVSELPSDQHAELCSRALPYAVVLGGSERWIDALVATDVDDSADEGFHWYRGPRGWHLQYLPDSLRNLTTNLTGALFTR from the coding sequence ATGCGTCTACGTCTGCTCGGGGTGTCCCTGTGCGCTCTCGGAGTCCTGGCCGGGACCGGTGTCCCCGCCGGTGCCTCCGGTCTGAGTGGTACCGCCGACCCGGTGGTCACGAACTACGACAGCGAGGTCCGGGTCGAGCGCGACGGCGCGCTGAAGGTGTCGGAGTCGTGGAAGCTGAGCAACGTGACCGGGACGTTCACCCGGTTCCTGCTCACCCGTGACCACCTGCCCGACGACGTCGACCACGTGCAGGAGATCGCCGACCTGCAGGTGAAGGCCGGTGGCGAGACCAAGAAGGCCGAGGTCAGCACCGAGGGCGACATCACCTCGATCGCGGTCGAGGACGTCTCCGGCGACGCGCAGCTGGACTTCACCTACACCGTGCGCGGCGCGGTCGCGACCACGCTGAACGGCACCGAGCTGCGGTTCACGCCGCTGACCGGTCTCGCGCTGACCGTGCAGGACGCGAGCATCGTCTACAGCACGCCGCAGGTCACGCACGTCTCGTGCTTCGCCGGCGCGGTCGACAGCAACCACCCGTGCACGCTGGCCCAGCTGGGCGAGACGGCCGGTCCGACGTTCCGCCAGCAGGGCCTGCCGCCCGGCAACACGGTCCGGATGACGGTCGGCTTCCCCGAGGGCGAGATCGCGGCGAATGCGATCGTGGAGTACCGCAAGACCTTCCAGCGCGCCTTCTCGACCGACACCGCGCAGCTGGTCACCGCGCTGCTGGTGCTGCTGCTCGGCGCCGCCGCGCTGCTGGCCCTGTACCGGCTGCGCGGCCGTGACCAGGTCGACCCGCGCCGCGTGGTGCCGGCGTCGCTGTTCAGCCTCGGCCAGGACGCCCGGATCGACTTCACCCCGCCGGCCGACCTGCGGCCCGGCGAGGTCGGCACGCTGATCGACGAGCGGATCGACCCGGTCGACGTGACCGCGACGATCATCGACCTGGCGGTGCGCGGTCACCTGACGATCACCGAGCTGGAGCACGCGACGGAGTTCGCCCGGCCGGACTGGGAGCTCAAGCGGGTCGCGCACGCGCCGGCCGAGCAGCTGCAGCGCTACGAGAACGTGCTGCTGCGGGCGATCTTCGGCGACAACGACACGGTCCTGGTCTCCGAGCTCGGCAAGCAGGTCCGGGCCAACCTCGGCCAGGTCCAGGACGCCCTGTACGACGGCGTGGTGAAGCGCGGCTGGTTCACCGAGCGGCCGGACCGCACCCGCTCGCTGTGGGCCACCATCGGCATCGGCGTCACCGTGCTCGGTGTGATCCTGACCGTGCTGCTCGCCCTGTTCAGCACCTGGGGGCTGCTCGGCATCGCGATCACCGCCGTCGGCGTCGGCCTGCTCGCCGTCGGGCGGCACATGCCGGCCAAGGCGCCCGCCGCCGGCCGGGTCCTCGGTCAGGTGGCGGCGATCCGCGGCGAGCTGCTGGAGATGGACGTCAGCGAGCTGCCCAGCGACCAGCACGCCGAGCTGTGCTCCCGTGCCCTGCCGTACGCCGTCGTGCTCGGCGGCTCGGAGCGCTGGATCGACGCCCTGGTGGCCACGGACGTCGACGACAGCGCGGACGAAGGTTTCCACTGGTACCGGGGTCCCCGCGGCTGGCACCTGCAGTACCTGCCGGACTCGCTGCGCAACCTCACCACCAACCTCACCGGCGCGCTCTTCACCCGCTGA
- a CDS encoding peptidase C39 family protein: protein MTATRPLAALITGVVVLSLTAVPGEAAKVPLTSDISYRAWSSTADFLAGDHQGTTVTDGSLTFGTATGTTAYVDPFGDGSAKSYDRTSWTSPEVRPGFGLTELIASWNATTPPGTWAEVSMAGRTDLGTTTKWYVLGRWSSGDDTAAGDIHRTSVPSQGDTNGSVAVDTFVAATGRTLNSWQLKVTLYRLSGTSATPTVRSVGAMASHLAEQKKVPVSPLGGAQGTVLDVPTYSQETHIGHYPQWDGGGEAWCSATSTAMVLDYYGAGPTAAETAWVDPADADPQVDHAARSVFDYAYDGAGNWPFNTAYAGTRGLDAFVTRLRSLTEAEQFIKAGIPLVASLSFKKGDLPGAGYGTNGHLMVIVGFAPNGDVVVNDPASHLIPSNDQVRTTYDREAFENAWVPHSGGLVYVIHPAGTPLPATVAQSNW from the coding sequence ATGACCGCCACCCGACCTCTCGCCGCCCTGATCACCGGGGTGGTCGTGCTGAGCCTCACCGCCGTACCCGGCGAGGCCGCCAAGGTGCCGCTGACCAGCGACATCTCCTACCGCGCCTGGTCGTCGACCGCCGACTTCCTGGCCGGTGACCACCAGGGCACCACCGTGACCGACGGCAGCCTGACGTTCGGCACGGCCACCGGGACCACGGCGTACGTCGACCCGTTCGGCGACGGCTCGGCCAAGAGCTACGACCGGACCAGCTGGACGTCGCCCGAAGTGCGGCCCGGCTTCGGCCTGACCGAGCTGATCGCCTCGTGGAACGCGACCACCCCGCCGGGCACCTGGGCCGAGGTGTCGATGGCCGGCCGCACCGACCTCGGGACGACCACCAAGTGGTACGTGCTGGGTCGGTGGAGCAGCGGGGACGACACGGCGGCCGGCGACATCCACCGCACGTCCGTGCCGAGCCAGGGCGACACCAACGGCTCCGTTGCCGTCGACACCTTCGTCGCCGCGACCGGCCGCACGCTCAACAGCTGGCAGCTCAAGGTGACGCTCTACCGTCTCAGCGGGACGAGCGCGACGCCCACTGTCCGCTCGGTCGGCGCGATGGCGTCCCACTTGGCCGAGCAGAAGAAGGTTCCGGTGAGCCCGCTCGGCGGGGCGCAGGGCACGGTGCTCGACGTCCCGACGTACTCGCAGGAGACGCACATCGGGCACTACCCGCAGTGGGACGGCGGCGGTGAGGCCTGGTGCTCCGCGACGTCGACCGCGATGGTGCTCGACTACTACGGCGCCGGCCCGACCGCGGCCGAGACCGCGTGGGTCGACCCGGCCGACGCGGACCCGCAGGTGGACCACGCCGCCCGGTCGGTCTTCGACTACGCCTACGACGGCGCCGGCAACTGGCCGTTCAACACCGCGTACGCCGGGACGCGGGGGCTGGACGCGTTCGTCACCAGGCTCCGGTCGCTGACCGAGGCCGAGCAGTTCATCAAGGCCGGCATCCCGCTGGTGGCGTCGCTGTCGTTCAAGAAGGGCGACCTGCCGGGCGCCGGCTACGGCACGAACGGACACCTGATGGTGATCGTCGGCTTCGCCCCGAACGGCGACGTGGTGGTCAACGACCCGGCCTCGCACCTGATCCCGAGCAACGACCAGGTCCGCACGACGTACGACCGGGAGGCGTTCGAGAACGCCTGGGTGCCGCACTCGGGCGGCCTGGTCTACGTGATCCACCCGGCCGGCACACCGCTGCCCGCGACGGTTGCCCAAAGCAACTGGTGA
- a CDS encoding GNAT family N-acetyltransferase — protein MPFSLPIETDRLILRRYTEADYDDLLKLQSNDDVARFLLYDAKTPEQVRESLAGRLADVAMDTDGQALTLAAVLRETGQHLGEVTLFVHSAEHRSGEIGFVFHPESHGHGYASEASVELLRLGFEQLGMHRIIGRLDHRNTSSANLLRRLGMRQEAHFVRNEFLKGEWTDELVFAMLADEWTRRSK, from the coding sequence ATGCCCTTCTCGCTGCCGATCGAGACCGACCGACTGATCCTGCGCCGCTACACCGAGGCCGACTACGACGATCTGCTGAAGCTGCAGTCGAACGACGACGTGGCCAGGTTCCTGCTCTACGACGCGAAGACGCCCGAGCAGGTCCGGGAGTCGCTGGCCGGCCGTCTGGCCGACGTCGCGATGGACACCGACGGCCAGGCGCTCACGCTGGCCGCCGTGCTCCGGGAGACCGGGCAGCACCTCGGCGAGGTGACGCTGTTCGTGCACTCCGCGGAGCACCGCAGCGGCGAGATCGGCTTCGTCTTCCACCCGGAGTCGCACGGCCACGGGTACGCCTCGGAGGCGTCCGTCGAGCTGCTCCGGCTCGGCTTCGAGCAGCTCGGGATGCACCGGATCATCGGCCGCCTGGACCACCGCAACACCAGCTCGGCGAACCTGCTGCGCCGGCTCGGGATGCGGCAGGAGGCGCACTTCGTCCGCAACGAGTTCCTCAAGGGCGAGTGGACCGACGAGCTGGTCTTCGCGATGCTCGCCGACGAGTGGACGCGTCGCAGTAAGTAA
- a CDS encoding lysozyme, producing MKSLVTGAAVTLGLLLAPLTGSTLATARPDAPHQPTPEARAHGITRAGEAFMGWRQSTPSTTAPTTAIAPAAMAPAATVEGIDVSSHQGNVNWASWWNAGKRFAYVKATEGNYYTNPYFAQQYNGSYNVGMIRGAYHFATPDDSSGANQANYFVDHGGGWSRDGRTLPGALDIEYNPYGATCYGKTQAGMVSWIRDFLTTYKSRTGRDAVIYTNLDWWSRCTGNSTAFNGTNPLWVARYASAPGTLPGGWPYYTFWQYSSSPIDQNRFNGDQTRLVALANG from the coding sequence GTGAAGTCCCTCGTCACGGGTGCCGCCGTCACGCTCGGCCTGCTCCTGGCCCCGCTCACCGGCTCCACCCTCGCCACCGCGCGCCCCGACGCGCCGCACCAGCCCACCCCCGAAGCCCGTGCCCACGGCATCACCCGCGCCGGTGAGGCGTTCATGGGCTGGCGCCAGTCGACGCCCAGCACCACCGCGCCCACCACTGCGATCGCCCCGGCCGCGATGGCCCCGGCCGCCACGGTCGAGGGCATCGACGTCTCCAGCCACCAGGGCAACGTCAACTGGGCGTCGTGGTGGAACGCCGGCAAGCGGTTCGCCTACGTGAAGGCGACCGAAGGCAACTACTACACGAACCCGTACTTCGCCCAGCAGTACAACGGTTCCTACAACGTCGGCATGATCCGCGGCGCGTACCACTTCGCCACCCCCGACGACTCCAGCGGCGCCAACCAGGCCAACTACTTCGTCGACCACGGCGGCGGCTGGTCCCGGGACGGCCGGACCCTGCCCGGCGCGCTCGACATCGAGTACAACCCGTACGGCGCGACCTGCTACGGCAAGACCCAGGCCGGCATGGTGAGCTGGATCCGGGACTTCCTCACGACGTACAAGTCCCGTACCGGCCGGGACGCCGTCATCTACACCAACCTCGACTGGTGGAGCCGGTGCACCGGCAACAGCACCGCCTTCAACGGCACCAACCCGCTCTGGGTGGCCCGGTACGCCTCGGCGCCGGGGACTCTGCCGGGCGGCTGGCCCTACTACACGTTCTGGCAGTACAGCTCCAGCCCGATCGACCAGAACCGCTTCAACGGCGACCAGACCCGGCTGGTGGCACTCGCCAACGGATGA
- a CDS encoding neutral zinc metallopeptidase has product MSNQQPPYGPPQPPYQPQQGPQYGPPPQYGQPQQYGQPQYGQPQYQGPQPYQPQYPQYGGQQFGPPPGGPGFGWGPQFGQQPPKRKKSKAWIAVPIVLGFALVAGLWTIGVINKHNRHKDYAQPQPQPTYSYPAPSEQPGSPDPSAPVTQPTSRPTVPRPTRTTPPPPREPTAWEVASRDKIYRVGVQRGAGCREPRVQASSVAGARSYYLPVKACLDRAWRPQLGAAGDPFRSPNLVAMSGPAISPCGGGAPSAFYCSANETIYMDAVDDVKLYRRSSHPQSRAFHRAAMLDTLAHEYGHHVQYLSGTLRAYRKLAYEAPTRAKELELARRKELQATCFGAIFIGANRQSYPVTGSLKRQWNWLTANSGDEYAPVRDHGSREVQPYWVNRAFNSRNLAACNTFTATSDKVR; this is encoded by the coding sequence TTGTCGAACCAGCAGCCCCCGTACGGCCCGCCGCAGCCGCCGTACCAGCCCCAGCAGGGACCGCAGTACGGGCCGCCGCCGCAGTATGGGCAGCCGCAGCAGTACGGGCAGCCGCAGTACGGGCAGCCGCAGTACCAGGGGCCGCAGCCGTACCAGCCGCAGTACCCGCAGTACGGCGGTCAGCAGTTCGGCCCTCCGCCGGGTGGTCCCGGCTTCGGCTGGGGGCCGCAGTTCGGCCAGCAGCCGCCGAAGCGCAAGAAGAGCAAGGCCTGGATCGCGGTGCCGATCGTGCTCGGCTTCGCCCTGGTGGCCGGGCTGTGGACGATCGGCGTGATCAACAAGCACAACCGGCACAAGGACTACGCCCAGCCGCAACCGCAGCCGACGTACAGCTACCCAGCGCCCAGTGAGCAGCCCGGATCGCCCGACCCCAGCGCCCCGGTCACCCAACCGACCTCCCGGCCGACGGTCCCGCGGCCGACCCGGACCACGCCGCCCCCGCCGCGGGAGCCGACCGCGTGGGAGGTCGCCTCCCGGGACAAGATCTACCGGGTCGGGGTCCAGCGAGGCGCGGGGTGCCGGGAGCCCCGGGTGCAGGCCTCCAGCGTGGCCGGTGCGCGCTCCTACTACCTGCCGGTCAAGGCGTGCCTGGACCGGGCCTGGCGGCCCCAGCTGGGGGCGGCGGGCGACCCGTTCCGGTCCCCGAACCTGGTGGCGATGTCCGGGCCGGCCATCTCGCCGTGCGGCGGCGGCGCTCCCAGCGCGTTCTACTGCTCGGCGAACGAGACCATCTACATGGACGCGGTCGATGACGTGAAGCTCTACCGCCGGTCCTCCCACCCGCAGTCGCGCGCGTTCCACCGGGCGGCGATGCTCGACACGCTCGCGCACGAGTACGGCCACCACGTGCAGTACCTCAGCGGCACGCTCAGGGCCTACCGGAAGCTGGCCTACGAGGCACCCACCCGGGCGAAGGAGCTGGAGCTCGCCCGGCGCAAGGAGCTGCAGGCCACCTGCTTCGGCGCGATCTTCATCGGGGCGAACCGGCAGAGCTATCCGGTGACCGGCAGCCTCAAACGGCAGTGGAACTGGCTCACCGCGAACTCCGGCGACGAGTACGCCCCGGTCCGCGACCACGGCAGCCGGGAGGTCCAGCCGTACTGGGTGAACCGCGCGTTCAACAGCCGCAACCTCGCCGCCTGCAACACCTTCACCGCCACCTCCGACAAGGTCCGCTGA